A region from the Dendropsophus ebraccatus isolate aDenEbr1 chromosome 1, aDenEbr1.pat, whole genome shotgun sequence genome encodes:
- the LOC138779137 gene encoding uncharacterized protein yields the protein MMMHYAGDHTVADGLAGVDSFSSQMSQGSGDRPSVARKSTCKRKHLTCQSCNTPLPDGYEMTVCAACNAQEHPEGEQLSNSQMMTWMKQFVQDALGQFKESFVREEVREKLSSRRSSRDISPDSVCLDEFQVLDEVHSSPSDTDSDDDINFFPLEKMQKLFKLLDPEFCVTDEIEKKDGGIKKVRSFKVNDIIKRLMSHEWKSPEKGPFLNKRFKVMYPIENEQNKIWGDPPKVDIAVSRLFKRTVVPSEDGASFSDPMDRKIESAFRRGYLSASAQAKSSVSSYVIARNLRSWLRRMEEDIDGGTSRDELLKTFKSIALASDYLCDASIQQVRLAARAMSLSTAGRRALWIKPWGADVYSKNMLCSMEFKPNRVFGSELDTLMEGLSNKKGKSLPLSYSKGTNNSFRSSFSRKSNSGKKENSYSGRGRSSQRNLYQRQRGRGRGSTGTNRKNAF from the exons ATGATGATGCATTATGCAGGGGATCACACTGTTGCGGATGGATTAGCTGGTGTTGATTCATTTTCCTCACAGATGTCACAAGGTTCTGGTGACAGACCCTCCGTAGCACGGAAATCTACTTGTAAAAGAAAGCACCTTACCTGTCAGTCTTGTAATACACCACTGCCGGATGGGTATGAAATGACTGTATGTGCGGCCTGCAATGCACAGGAACATCCAGAGGGGGAGCAACTCTCAAATAGTCAAATGATGACATGGATGAAGCAATTCGTGCAAGACG cTTTAGGACAATTTAAGGAATCATTTGTTCGGGAGGAAGTAAGGGAGAAATTATCCTCTAGAAGGTCGTCCAGGGATATAAGTCCTGACTCCGTCTGTTTAGATGAATTTCAAGTATTGGACGAGGTCCACTCTTCTCCATCTGATACGGATTCGGATGACGATATCAACTTCTTTCCCTTGGAAAAAATGCAGAAATTATTCAAGCTACTAGATCCAGAATTTTGTGTCACGGATGAAATTGAGAAGAAGGATGGGGGAATAAAGAAGGTCAGGTCCTTTAAGGTAAATGACATCATTAAGAGACTAATGTCACATGAGTGGAAATCCCCAGAAAAAGGCCCTTTTTTGAATAAAAGGTTCAAGGTCATgtatcccatagagaatgaacaaaATAAGATTTGGGGTGATCCCCCTAAAGTGGACATTGCGGTGTCAAGGCTATTCAAGAGAACAGTAGTGCCAAGCGAGGATGGGGCTAGCTTTTCTGATCCAATGGACAGGAAAATTGAGAGTGCCTTCAGAAGAGGTTATTTGTCTGCATCAGCCCAGGCTAAATCATCTGTTTCTTCCTATGTTATAGCTAGAAACTTAAGATCGTGGCTCCGTAGGATGGAAGAAGATATAGATGGTGGAACATCCAGGGATGAACTTTTGAAGACATTTAAGTCCATTGCTTTGGCATCAGACTATTTATGTGATGCATCCATCCAGCAAGTAAGATTGGCAGCTAGAGCAATGTCACTCTCCACTGCCGGTAGAAGGGCCCTATGGATTAAACCATGGGGTGCGGATGTATATTCTAAGAATATGTTATGCTCTATGGAATTTAAGCCCAATAGGGTTTTTGGTTCAGAATTGGACACATTGATGGAAGGTCTATCGAATAAAAAAGGAAAATCCCTGCCTTTATCATACTCTAAAGGAACAAATAATTCCTTTCGTTCCTCCTTCTCTAGAAAGTCCAATTCGGGAAAGAAAGAGAATTCATACTCTGGACGAGGACGGTCATCACAAAGAAATCTCTACCAGAGGCAGAGAGGACGAGGTAGAGGCTCTACAGGAACAAATAGAAAGAATGCCTTCTGA